Proteins encoded within one genomic window of Oryza glaberrima chromosome 12, OglaRS2, whole genome shotgun sequence:
- the LOC127757260 gene encoding THO complex subunit 4A-like isoform X2 produces MAADSLDMSLDDLITNKYKRRSRPASSARCFHSRAATRAAAFPDHAITFQAPPTAYAHPTPVETGTKLYISNLDYAVSNEDIKELFSEVGDVKRYSINYDKSGRSKGTAEVVFSRKSDALAAVKRYNNVQLDGKPMKLELIGINIEPPPPAFFGFAARAGYFDFPPKSGPGRGGRGWPRGRGGFGGRGRGHVGRGRGRGDRGSRKVSAEDLDADLDKYHAEGMQMS; encoded by the exons ATGGCGGCGGACTCGCTGGACATGTCCCTCGACGACCTCATCACCAACAAGTACAAGCGCCGCTCCCGTCCAGCGTCCTCTGCCCGCTGCTTCCactcccgcgccgccacccgcgccgcTGCCTTTCCCGATCACGCCATCACCTTTCAG GCGCCGCCCACGGCCTACGCCCACCCGACGCCCGTCGAGACCGGCACCAAGCTCTACATCTCCAACCTCGACTACGCCGTCTCCAACGAGGACATCAAG GAACTCTTCTCTGAGGTTGGCGATGTCAAGCGTTACTCTATTAACTATGACAAGAGTGGAAGATCCAAG GGAACTGCAGAGGTTGTATTTTCCAGAAAATCTGACGCCCTGGCTGCTGTTAAGAGGTACAACAATGTGCAGCTGGATGGCAAACCTATGAAACTTGAGCTCATTGGTATAAATATtgagccaccaccacctgctTTTTTTGGTTTCGCTGCACGAGCTGGATACTTCGATTTTCCTCCCAAAAG TGGACCTGGCAGGGGTGGAAGAGGATGGCCTCGGGGCAGGGGCGGATTTGGTGGGCGTGGTCGGGGTCATGTGGGTCGTGGGCGAGGGAGGGGAGACCGTGGGAGTCGGAAGGTTTCTGCTGAAGACCTGGATGCTGACTTGGACAAGTACCATGCGGAAGGAATGCAAATGAGCTAG
- the LOC127757260 gene encoding THO complex subunit 4A-like isoform X3 — MAADSLDMSLDDLITNKYKRRSRPASSARCFHSRAATRAAAFPDHAITFQAPPTAYAHPTPVETGTKLYISNLDYAVSNEDIKELFSEVGDVKRYSINYDKSGRSKGTAEVVFSRKSDALAAVKRYNNVQLDGKPMKLELIGINIEPPPPAFFGFAARAGYFDFPPKRGGRGWPRGRGGFGGRGRGHVGRGRGRGDRGSRKVSAEDLDADLDKYHAEGMQMS; from the exons ATGGCGGCGGACTCGCTGGACATGTCCCTCGACGACCTCATCACCAACAAGTACAAGCGCCGCTCCCGTCCAGCGTCCTCTGCCCGCTGCTTCCactcccgcgccgccacccgcgccgcTGCCTTTCCCGATCACGCCATCACCTTTCAG GCGCCGCCCACGGCCTACGCCCACCCGACGCCCGTCGAGACCGGCACCAAGCTCTACATCTCCAACCTCGACTACGCCGTCTCCAACGAGGACATCAAG GAACTCTTCTCTGAGGTTGGCGATGTCAAGCGTTACTCTATTAACTATGACAAGAGTGGAAGATCCAAG GGAACTGCAGAGGTTGTATTTTCCAGAAAATCTGACGCCCTGGCTGCTGTTAAGAGGTACAACAATGTGCAGCTGGATGGCAAACCTATGAAACTTGAGCTCATTGGTATAAATATtgagccaccaccacctgctTTTTTTGGTTTCGCTGCACGAGCTGGATACTTCGATTTTCCTCCCAAAAG GGGTGGAAGAGGATGGCCTCGGGGCAGGGGCGGATTTGGTGGGCGTGGTCGGGGTCATGTGGGTCGTGGGCGAGGGAGGGGAGACCGTGGGAGTCGGAAGGTTTCTGCTGAAGACCTGGATGCTGACTTGGACAAGTACCATGCGGAAGGAATGCAAATGAGCTAG
- the LOC127757260 gene encoding THO complex subunit 4A-like isoform X1, translated as MAADSLDMSLDDLITNKYKRRSRPASSARCFHSRAATRAAAFPDHAITFQAPPTAYAHPTPVETGTKLYISNLDYAVSNEDIKELFSEVGDVKRYSINYDKSGRSKGTAEVVFSRKSDALAAVKRYNNVQLDGKPMKLELIGINIEPPPPAFFGFAARAGYFDFPPKSAEIFSGPGRGGRGWPRGRGGFGGRGRGHVGRGRGRGDRGSRKVSAEDLDADLDKYHAEGMQMS; from the exons ATGGCGGCGGACTCGCTGGACATGTCCCTCGACGACCTCATCACCAACAAGTACAAGCGCCGCTCCCGTCCAGCGTCCTCTGCCCGCTGCTTCCactcccgcgccgccacccgcgccgcTGCCTTTCCCGATCACGCCATCACCTTTCAG GCGCCGCCCACGGCCTACGCCCACCCGACGCCCGTCGAGACCGGCACCAAGCTCTACATCTCCAACCTCGACTACGCCGTCTCCAACGAGGACATCAAG GAACTCTTCTCTGAGGTTGGCGATGTCAAGCGTTACTCTATTAACTATGACAAGAGTGGAAGATCCAAG GGAACTGCAGAGGTTGTATTTTCCAGAAAATCTGACGCCCTGGCTGCTGTTAAGAGGTACAACAATGTGCAGCTGGATGGCAAACCTATGAAACTTGAGCTCATTGGTATAAATATtgagccaccaccacctgctTTTTTTGGTTTCGCTGCACGAGCTGGATACTTCGATTTTCCTCCCAAAAG TGCTGAAATTTTCAGTGGACCTGGCAGGGGTGGAAGAGGATGGCCTCGGGGCAGGGGCGGATTTGGTGGGCGTGGTCGGGGTCATGTGGGTCGTGGGCGAGGGAGGGGAGACCGTGGGAGTCGGAAGGTTTCTGCTGAAGACCTGGATGCTGACTTGGACAAGTACCATGCGGAAGGAATGCAAATGAGCTAG
- the LOC127757308 gene encoding uncharacterized protein LOC127757308, which produces MPPSSAAKTGGAVHDHKPIIMPPESERQINNLPDVLQPRRRWRSSLATGFRSALACTIVGVASIYAPLVIRRHLTFPAFSYVVTVIVVTDATLGSSLRGALSAVHATAMGAVPSVLPLWLAHRTGAGESVLATTAVVALSTLAVAVAGSTGAVAKRIALGQIIIIYVARFREERMRSEAVLLHPANVVACTALGVAAALLGVLLPCPRLATRDATDKRLAYLEVAAERVRLLADAFHLISSDEAAGDDEEERASSCRCRRRRRQCVAACIMSQADRAASAGALLLRRISSAQGDLQWERMPALLKRWCSSRWDDDDEQACARLHELIEMPLRGMEMACTHMLQQPCWPNTNTNTISSICTTPTWLQHATDHVRLALLTKRIPASCSNTGTGSMEMAKLAPVSVGALEQQQQLAPFLFLLCLDLLQGSHPAPQRPPKLLLSVSAHSDAAASQVKVIPAATTKDDDEEQPEQTRKKKHQCPRQTTRSTMRRRLVAAAKCSFSLGLAVLLGLLFSSDHGFWSGLIVATTMATGREWTWALAIARAHGTALGSVYGALACLVIDRMELRFLALLPWLILTAGFLKRSRAYGPAGAGGVAAAVSGIIIVGRRYDEPPMAFTVARLVETFIGLACIIVADLVFQPAARPSTKATAQLDRCLAALKGCFSRGRQTTTKVKVKAVQEQVALLERCVAEAAGEPHFPWSPPFPASCYHKVAGSLGRMAQLLYLYTQAHPTPIPAADEDATQRFHCLVSASLERSADLLLQLGRISSSRDEEDLEAGIRVSSGSDTCCCDDEEAPEMLVRSFLSQQQQQQQDQGAALALASIGFCMGEMAKEALQLEAYMLDLIVLLSH; this is translated from the exons ATGCCACCGTCGTCGGCGGCCAagaccggcggcgccgtccatgACCATAAACCAATTATCATGCCGCCCGAGTCGGAGAGGCAGATCAATAATCTTCCAGACGTACTGCAGccccgccggcggtggcggtcctCGCTCGCCACGGGCTTCCGCTCGGCCCTGGCCTGCACCATCGTCGGCGTGGCCTCCATCTACGCTCCGCTCGtcatccgccgccacctcacctTCCCGGCCTTCTCTTACGTGGTCACCGTCATCGTAGTCACCGACGCCACGCTGGGAAGCTCCCTGCGCGGCGCCCTCAGCGCGGTCCACGCCACGGCCATGGGCGCTGTTCCATCGGTGCTGCCACTCTGGCTGGCGCACCGCACCGGCGCCGGGGAGTCGGtgctggcgacgacggcggtggtggcgctgagcacgttggcggtggcggtggcggggtcGACGGGGGCGGTGGCGAAGCGGATCGCGCTGGGGCAGATCATCATCATATACGTGGCGAGGTTCAGGGAGGAGAGAATGCGGTCGGAGGCGGTGCTGCTGCATCCGGCAAACGTGGTGGCGTGCACGGCgctcggggtggcggcggcgctgctggggGTGCTGCTCCCCTGCCCGAGGCTGGCCACGCGCGACGCCACGGACAAGAGGCTCGCCTacttggaggtggcggcggagagggtcAGGCTGCTGGCCGACGCCTTCCACTTGATCTCCAGCGACGAGGCTGCaggtgatgatgaggaggagagagcaTCATCTTGTCGTTGccgcagacggcggcggcagtgcgTGGCCGCGTGCATCATGTCGCAGGCCGACCGAGCAgcctccgccggcgccctcctcctccgccgcataAGCTCCGCACAA GGTGACTTGCAGTGGGAGCGAATGCCGGCGCTGCTGAAACGGTGGTGCAGCAGCAGGtgggatgacgacgacgaacaaGCTTGTGCGCGGCTGCACGAGTTGATCGAGATGCCTCTGCGAGGGATGGAGATGGCCTGCACCCACATGCTGCAGCAGCCATGTTGGCCTAACACTAACACTAACACTATCAGCAGCATCTGCACGACACCAACATGGCTGCAGCACGCTACCGACCATGTACGCCTCGCTTTGCTCACAAAACGCATTCCGGCCAGCTGCAGCAACACAGGCACAGGCAGCATGGAGATGGCCAAACTAGCGCCGGTCTCTGTTGGTGctctggagcagcagcagcagctggctcctttcctcttcctcttatGCTTGGATCTCCTCCAAGGATCTCATCCGGCGCCCCAACGTCCACCTAAGCTGCTGCTGTCTGTGTCTGCACACTCAGACGCTGCTGCCTCCCAAGTGAAGGTGATCccagcagcaacaacaaaagACGACGATGAAGAGCAACCGGAGCagacgaggaagaagaaacaCCAGTGCCCTCGGCAAACGACAAGAAGCACCATGAGGAGGAGGCTGGTGGCCGCGGCCAAGTGCAGCTTCTCGCTGGGCCTCGCCGTCCTGCTCGGCCTGCTCTTCAGCAGCGACCACGGCTTCTGGTCGGGGCTCATCGTGGCCACCACCATGGCCACCGGCCGCGAGTGGACCTGGGCTCTCGCCATCGCGCGTGCTCACGGCACCGCCCTCGGATCCGTATATGGCGCGCTGGCCTGCCTTGTCATCGATCGCATGGAGCTGCGCTTCCTCGCCCTGCTCCCCTGGCTCATCCTCACTGCCGGCTTCCTCAAGCGCAGTCGTGCCTACGGCCCCGCTGGCGCTGGGGGTGTAGCAGCTGCGGTGTCTGGCATCATCATCGTTGGCCGCCGCTACGACGAGCCGCCCATGGCCTTCACCGTCGCACGCCTGGTGGAGACCTTCATAGGCCTCGCCTGCATCATCGTGGCCGACCTCGTCTTCCAGCCCGCCGCCAGGCCGTCCACCAAGGCCACGGCACAGCTCGACCGCTGCCTCGCCGCACTCAAAGGCTGCTTCAGTCGGGGACGACAGACGACGACCAAAGTGAAGGTGAAGGCGGTGCAGGAGCAGGTGGCCCTGCTGGAGAGATGCGTGGCAGAGGCTGCCGGCGAGCCCCATTTCCCGTGGTCGCCGCCGTTCCCGGCGAGCTGCTACCACAAGGTGGCGGGGAGCCTTGGCAGGATGGCGCAGCTGCTCTACCTCTACACACAGGCGCATCCAACTCCAATACCAGCAGCAGACGAGGATGCAACGCAGCGCTTCCACTGCCTCGTCTCCGCATCCCTGGAGCGAAGCGCCGACCTACTCCTCCAACTCGGTCgtatcagcagcagcagagacgAGGAGGACCTGGAGGCCGGCATCCGGGTCAGCAGCGGCAGTGACACCTGTTGCTGTGACGACGAGGAGGCACCAGAGATGCTGGTGCGGTCGTTCCtgtcacagcagcagcagcagcagcaagatcaAGGAGCAGCATTAGCATTGGCTTCCATTGGGTTCTGCATGGGAGAGATGGCCAAGGAGGCCCTGCAGCTGGAGGCCTACATGCTCGACCTCATAGTACTCCTCTCTCATTAG
- the LOC127756863 gene encoding caffeoylshikimate esterase-like — protein sequence MSSSGGDGGGYDYSEDWVVNSRGMRLFTCAWIPKESSRGVVCLCHGYAVECSVTMRGTAERLARSGYAVHGIDYEGHGHSDGLQGYVPDLDALVRDCDSFFSTATASFPRRRFLLGESMGGAVALLLHRLRPDFWTGAILVAPMCKIAEEMRPHPMVVRVLKVMTSIIPTWRVVPTNDVIDLAYRMQGKRDEIRGNPLCYKGRPRLKTAYELLRVSILIESTILPQVSLPFLILHGAADRVTDPSISDLLYRSASTTDKTFHLYTGMWHALTSGELPHNIDAVFRDIIDWLHHRTSPTSASHVQDHDLSISFEAERKAKHDDTIHCGKQTS from the exons atgagcagcagcggcggcgatgggggtgGGTACGATTACTCGGAGGATTGGGTGGTGAATTCGCGAGGGATGCGGCTCTTCACCTGCGCGTGGATTCCCAAGGAGAGCAGTAGAGGCGTGGTTTGCCTGTGCCATGGGTACGCGGTGGAGTGCAGCGTGACGATgcgcggcacggcggagcggctgGCCAGATCGGGCTACGCCGTCCACGGCATCGACTACGAGGGCCACGGCCACTCCGACGGCCTCCAGGGCTACGTCCCCGACCTCGACGCCCTCGTTCGCGACTGCGactccttcttctccaccgccaccgcctccttcccCCGCCGCAGATTCCTCCTCGGCGAGTCCatgggcggcgccgtcgcccttcttctccaccgcttGCGCCCCGACTTCTGGACCGGCGCCATTCTCGTCGCCCCCATGTGCAAG ATCGCGGAGGAGATGCGGCCGCACCCGATGGTGGTGCGCGTGCTGAAGGTGATGACAAGCATCATACCGACGTGGCGGGTGGTGCCGACGAATGACGTGATCGACCTGGCATACAGGATGCAGGGGAAGCGAGACGAGATCCGAGGGAACCCACTGTGCTACAAGGGCAGGCCCCGCCTCAAGACCGCGTACGAGCTGCTCCGCGTCAGCATCCTCATCGAGTCCACCATCCTCCCCCAAgtctccctccccttcctcatccTCCACGGTGCCGCCGACCGGGTCACCGACCCCTCCATCAGCGACCTCCTCTaccgctccgcctccaccaccgacAAGACCTTCCACCTCTACACCGGCATGTGGCACGCCCTCacctccggcgagctccctcACAACATCGATGCCGTCTTCCGCGACATCATCGACTGGCTCCACCACAGGACATCCCCCACCTCCGCTTCACATGTGCAGGACCACGACTTAAGTATATCTTTCGAGGCGGAGCGCAAGGCCAAACACGACGACACCATCCATTGCGGCAAGCAAACATCATAG
- the LOC127758021 gene encoding exocyst complex component EXO70B1-like: MMSRLIGDMQRHRRTLSTTVVEETVAAAATLVSKWHPDDHHSSLFLHASSPEADHFLRAAADLHRAMLFFASDPTNAHNGHGLVQAHHLLDTAMRRLQLELPRLLAPPPAGSRDRLRALADTMMSAGYGKECISTFKEHRRAALAATLRRQHTTVQVQLSKLTWEQVDDNIQSWLAAARIAFSSVFPAEKELCDTVFAGDASVGDAVFEDVANNQAANLLAVAEAAVARARRAPERLFRVLDVHDALTEILPEIMSVFGDRSEVAKRGCSALFKAGEAARGALANLEVAIEKEPSKATVAGGGVHPLTRYVMNYLVFLADYEGALDRINQQQGSPERSWSIGWLVQVLMRKIEAKAGSYREAALRHLFMANNTHYVARKVAIIPSLGDDDGEAQDAARRHVEAYVRAAWGKVLKAIAAADGVEVEEAVMQAVAKQEKWVAADEEMGQVLRAAATAAVVPKYRMLYRRHGATLRLTPGDVNAIIAELFGGIIATPSSC, from the coding sequence ATGATGAGTCGATTGATCGGCGATatgcagcgccaccgccgcacgcTGTCCACCACCGTCGTCGAGGAAACCGTCGCCGCTGCGGCCACGCTGGTTTCCAAGTGGCATCCTGATGACCAccactcctctctcttcctccatgCCTCCTCCCCGGAGGCCGACCacttcctccgcgccgccgccgacctccaccGAGCCATGCTCTTCTTCGCCTCCGACCCCACCAACGCCCACAACGGCCACGGCCTCGTCCAGGCCCATCATCTCCTCGACACGGCCATGCGGAGGCTTCAGCTCGAGCTCCCACGACTCCTCGCACCACCACCTGCAGGCAGTCGGGACCGCCTCCGTGCGCTCGCCGACACCATGATGTCCGCCGGCTATGGCAAGGAGTGCATCTCCACCTTCAAGGAGCATCGCCGCGCAGCGCTGGCCGCCACGCTCCGCCGCCAACACACCACCGTGCAGGTGCAGCTCAGCAAGCTTACCTGGGAGCAGGTCGACGACAACATACAGTCCTGGCTCGCCGCGGCACGAATCGCCTTCTCGTCCGTCTTCCCCGCGGAGAAGGAGCTCTGCGACACTGTATTCGCCGGTGACGCCTCCGTCGGCGACGCGGTGTTCGAGGACGTGGCCAACAACCAGGCAGCAAATCTCCTGGCCGTCGCTGAGGCCGCGGTGGCGcgagcgcgccgcgcgccggagCGGCTGTTCCGTGTGCTGGACGTGCACGACGCTCTCACCGAGATCCTGCCCGAAATCATGTCGGTGTTCGGTGACAGGTCAGAGGTGGCGAAGCGTGGCTGCTCTGCTCTGTTCAAAGCCGGTGAGGCGGCGCGGGGAGCGCTGGCCAACTTGGAGGTGGCCATCGAGAAGGAGCCGTCCAAGgccacggtggccggcggcggagtgcACCCGCTGACGCGCTACGTGATGAATTACCTCGTCTTCCTGGCCGACTACGAGGGAGCCCTTGACCGCATAAACCAGCAACAGGGATCGCCGGAGAGATCGTGGTCCATCGGTTGGTTGGTGCAGGTCCTGATGCGCAAAATCGAGGCCAAGGCGGGGAGCTACCGAGAGGCGGCGCTGAGGCACCTCTTCATGGCGAACAACACGCACTACGTGGCCAGGAAAGTGGCCATAATTCCATCTCtcggggacgacgacggtgaAGCCCAAgatgcggcgcggcggcacgtgGAGGCGTACGTGCGCGCGGCGTGGGGCAAGGTGCTCAAGGCAATTGCTGCGGCGGacggcgtggaggtggaggaggctgTGATGCAGGCGGTGGCGAAGCAGGAGAAGTGGGTGGCGGCAGACGAGGAGATGGGTCAGGtgctgagggcggcggcgacagcggcggtggtACCCAAGTACAGGATGTTGTACCGCCGGCACGGGGCAACGCTTCGGCTGACGCCGGGGGACGTCAACGCCATCATCGCCGAACTCTTCGGCGGGATTATTGCAACGCCTAGCTCATGCTGA